TAGTCTTCGGTCTCTTTTTCCGATGACAGACAAGAGCTATTGTAGGAAGAGCTGATTCCAGTGTCGCTATCTGCTGCCACTTGTTCAGAAATAACACTGGACACGGGGTCCTTTGACAGGTCTCCACTTTCATGGTCGTTCAGACATTTGCTGTTCTCTGGCTCGGGAGAGCACGCATTACTCGACAAGTCTGTTCCTTTCGGACTTAACTCAATAGAAAACGCGTCCCCACTACTTTGTCTCACATCGCAGTCTTGCGGCTCAAATTGCCAAATGGGTAGTGGCCTGGTCTTTTCGGAAATGTGCAAGGAAATTGTCTTTTCGGCGACCTGTTGGCATTGATTGGAGTCTTGGCTTTTATCGTCACACTCGCCCTCGATTGAAATATTCAGAACATTGTTGCTGGGCTCCGTGACAACAGGGTTATACAGGGCGCTGCTTGCGCCCTTGAGTTCACAGTTTTTGAAGTACGCACTTTGAAAGATGTTGGAAGCATGCGGGTCAGACGCACAAGACAAAGCATAATCAGTTTCAGCTTGCGGCTCGCCGCTGTTCTCCGGAGCATGGTGGTGCTCAGAATTTGCCACAGATTCACAGTAATCCAAACTGGAAGCATCTGAAACGCGCGCAGATTTCTCGTTGCCTTTGCCGCAGTGTGTACACGAGCCCTCTTCAGTTGCATTTGAAGTCGTTTCAGCCTTAGATGTAGACTGGGAGTTGTCGGGGCTGGCCCGATCACTCAACGCCGTCTTGGTTGAACTGACGCTGAGACTATCTTCAGATGCACATCGCGCGTCacatgggagagaaggaatatctgCTCTGGAATCCACATTGGATGCATCAGAGTTAAAAGTAACCGCGCAAGATCGAGTAATGCACGAGCAAAGATCCAAATTGGGAGTGATTAAGGCAGCGTGGATTTTAGAAGTAAACGATGAATACATTGGATTCAGCGATGCCTCTTGCAAGCTACAACCAGCTTTCAGCTTTTTCTCTTTGTAGGGGACACTCAATCTCTGCATCATTTCGAAATCCCCGCTGCACAAATGTTTCGACTTGGTTTCACAGAGTTGCGATGGTAGTACATCAATTGCATCTTTTATATGATCTACATTTAATTCAAAGTCTTCAAAAGGAATTATCGCTAAAGAATTGTTAGGTGTCACACACAGAGTGATGTCGGCCAGGCGTTTGTTTATCTGTGCAGATGTTTGAAGGAATATAGCAGGTCGACATTCTTTGCAAGCTTCCATTGTATACAGCATTAATCCTTCCAACCTCAACATCGATGTTGATGCCGAGTCAAAGAATTGGTCAACCTCATTTTGTTTCTTTGCAGTCTCGACTTTTATCATATCTTTAATTGCTTGCTCTTGAAGTTTAAGTGCTTCGTGCAATGAAAGGAAATCCTTGGACACCTCTGCATTTCGTTGTATCTCATTTTGCTCCATGTCAATTTTCATTAATTTCAGTTGCTGAATACATTTttcaaaattgactttgactaaaAGCAAAAGAGCAACTCATTAGAAATTTAAAGAACTTTCCAAATCAAGACATGTTGATAGTATTTTCAGAGAAATATATAACTGTAAAAAACTAAAGttgcattaaaaatataattCAGAAAATATGAACATTCCCAATGGTACAAAAAAAAACCGCATTGAAATATAgctgtatttttaaaatgtttaaactgTAAATCAATTAAAAGCATTCATAACCAAAGGTCCGATTTTCTTTTCCATTGACTTCAGTGGAAAGTTTTGCACCTCCAACCAAGATTAAtaactttttatttcagatacagcttggaaacatgccctttgttcACCCAGACCATGTCAACCATTGgcactggttctatgttctcccactttctcatccatgcccAACAgaccgggggcaatttacagaggccaattaacctacaaacctagatgcctttttaaaaattatcaaaaaatgtattcaattatttaaaaaccaatatttacaatgcaataaaacaaaccagaacccaccacca
The genomic region above belongs to Rhinoraja longicauda isolate Sanriku21f chromosome 13, sRhiLon1.1, whole genome shotgun sequence and contains:
- the LOC144599276 gene encoding uncharacterized protein LOC144599276 isoform X1, coding for MAEMQKNVSQFTEVKVNFEKCIQQLKLMKIDMEQNEIQRNAEVSKDFLSLHEALKLQEQAIKDMIKVETAKKQNEVDQFFDSASTSMLRLEGLMLYTMEACKECRPAIFLQTSAQINKRLADITLCVTPNNSLAIIPFEDFELNVDHIKDAIDVLPSQLCETKSKHLCSGDFEMMQRLSVPYKEKKLKAGCSLQEASLNPMYSSFTSKIHAALITPNLDLCSCITRSCAVTFNSDASNVDSRADIPSLPCDARCASEDSLSVSSTKTALSDRASPDNSQSTSKAETTSNATEEGSCTHCGKGNEKSARVSDASSLDYCESVANSEHHHAPENSGEPQAETDYALSCASDPHASNIFQSAYFKNCELKGASSALYNPVVTEPSNNVLNISIEGECDDKSQDSNQCQQVAEKTISLHISEKTRPLPIWQFEPQDCDVRQSSGDAFSIELSPKGTDLSSNACSPEPENSKCLNDHESGDLSKDPVSSVISEQVAADSDTGISSSYNSSCLSSEKETEDYVPPFYQFCVPCTFTNAGPAQGNCANSGPEDYFDDEKGVPINICVNESVCQSEQSYRACNNAFSCVGPYFATGHGLPCKDMNLTSERESSEVIAVGCQRCHLSSSAGCMVDWNKREMSRSHESSSYDVVDDASTSNPARSWCTNNVPRNTRSRCKFGRRPSFRNPKLFSKSKSFLRGYPKTQTLNNVQFTPSPCCQSQSTSNFEISSNMSNEDLGNSRVRCLPRCATNDSVKGHSSTRFYHIGVPKSRNFRNARRTCPHLRPQSGIQITAVDKNQQHVCTTLERNVTVNQENGEMSQLSVQLHASSFLKQPTAALNRLPGAPKIYTHTVDGTSAKVKWMCPPVGKRTAYFFELQFQEIISVDKETAIPQDQAGVFSGIRRKNFVATNLNSNSEYLFRVRAVNMTGEGPWSQPYKVHCLS
- the LOC144599276 gene encoding uncharacterized protein LOC144599276 isoform X2, which codes for MAEMQKNVSQFTEVKVNFEKCIQQLKLMKIDMEQNEIQRNAEVSKDFLSLHEALKLQEQAIKDMIKVETAKKQNEVDQFFDSASTSMLRLEGLMLYTMEACKECRPAIFLQTSAQINKRLADITLCVTPNNSLAIIPFEDFELNVDHIKDAIDVLPSQLCETKSKHLCSGDFEMMQRLSVPYKEKKLKAGCSLQEASLNPMYSSFTSKIHAALITPNLDLCSCITRSCAVTFNSDASNVDSRADIPSLPCDARCASEDSLSVSSTKTALSDRASPDNSQSTSKAETTSNATEEGSCTHCGKGNEKSARVSDASSLDYCESVANSEHHHAPENSGEPQAETDYALSCASDPHASNIFQSAYFKNCELKGASSALYNPVVTEPSNNVLNISIEGECDDKSQDSNQCQQVAEKTISLHISEKTRPLPIWQFEPQDCDVRQSSGDAFSIELSPKGTDLSSNACSPEPENSKCLNDHESGDLSKDPVSSVISEQVAADSDTGISSSYNSSCLSSEKETEDYVPPFYQFCVPCTFTNAGPAQGNCANSGPEDYFDDEKGVPINICVNESVCQSEQSYRACNNAFSCVGPYFATGHGLPCKDMNLTSERESSEVIAVGCQRCHLSSSAGCMVDWNKREMSRSHESSSYDVVDDASTSNPARSWCTNNVPRNTRSRCKFGRRPSFRNPKLFSKSKSFLRGYPKTQTLNNVQFTPSPCCQSQSTSNFEISSNMSNEDLGNSRVRCLPRCATNDSVKGHSSTRFYHIGVPKSRNFRNARRTCPHLRPQSGIQITAVDKNQQHVCTTLERNVTVNQGEVDVSPSGKADCIFF